A section of the Fusarium falciforme chromosome 8, complete sequence genome encodes:
- a CDS encoding 4-aminobutyrate aminotransferase, translating into MSALRAGVAARPAALSASRVAARRSFATSRNMRMAAAASEKSLFPGEPEAPTVKTAIPGPKTKQHIEELTQVFDTRSMNMLADYTKSKGNYIADPDGNVLLDVFAQIASIAIGYNNPALIKAASSPEMVSAIVNRPALGAFPSHDWADLLKSSLLTVAPRGLDHVFTAMTGSDANETAYKAAFMYRRQQERGGPDVEFTQQELESAMLNQAPGAPELSILSFKTGFHGRLFGSLSTTRSKAVHKIDIPAFDWPQATFPKLKYPLEDNVEENRKIEQASLDEVEHLIKNYRLPPCAVVVEPVQSEGGDNHASPDFFRKLRALTKKHNILLIVDEVQTGVGATGKFWAHEHWNLETPPDIVTFSKKAQAAGFYYGDAAIRPNKPYRQFNTWMGDPSRAILFKAIVDEINRLDLVNHTARVGDYLYGELEGLSRKYPGQFQNLRGKGQGTFIAFDNPKRDQFLAKSKALGVNIGGSGTDAIRLRPMLIFQQKHADILLDTVEKIAKE; encoded by the exons ATGTCGGCCCTCCGCGCTGGCGTGGCCGCCCGGCCCGCTGCCCTCTCCGCCTCCCGCGTCGCTGCCCGCCGCTCTTTTGCTACCTCGCGAAACATGCGAAtggctgccgccgcctccgagAAGTCCCTATTCCCTGGCGAGCCCGAGGCTCCCACCGTCAAGACTGCCATTCCCGgccccaagaccaagcagcACATTGAGGAGCTCACTCAGGTCTTTGATACCCGCAGCATGAACATGCTTGCCGACTACACCAAGAGCAAGGGTAACTACATTGCTGACCCTGACGGCAACGTACTTCTCGACGT CTTCGCTCAGATTgcctccatcgccatcgGTTACAACAACCCCGCCCTCATCAAGGCTGCTTCCAGCCCCGAGATGGTCAGCGCCATTGTGAACCGTCCCGCCCTCGGCGCTTTCCCTTCGCATGACTGGGCCGATCTTCTCAAGTCCAGTCTCCTCACCGTTGCTCCTCGCGGCCTGGACCATGTCTTCACAGCCATGACTGGTTCCGACGCCAACGAGACAGCCTACAAGGCCGCCTTCATGTACCGCCGACAGCAGGAGCGCGGTGGCCCCGATGTTGAGTTCACTCAGCAAGAGCTGGAGAGTGCCATGCTCAACCAGGCCCCTGGTGCCCCCGAGCTCTCTATCCTCTCTTTCAAGACTGGCTTCCACGGCCGCTTGTTCGGTTCGCTCTCGACTACCCGCTCCAAGGCCGTTCACAAGATCGACATTCCCGCCTTTGACTGGCCCCAGGCCACCTTCCCCAAGCTCAAGTATCCTCTAGAGGACAACGTCGAGGAGAACCGCAAGATTGAGCAGGCCAGTCTTGACGAGGTCGAGCACCTTATCAAGAACTACCGTCTGCCTCCTTGTGCCGTTGTTGTCGAGCCCGTTCAGAGTGAGGGTGGTGACAACCACGCCTCGCCCGACTTCTTCCGGAAGCTTCGCGCCCTGACCAAGAAGCACAACATCCTCTTGATCGTGGACGAGGTTCAGACCGGTGTCGGTGCCACCGGCAAGTTCTGGGCTCATGAGCACTGGAACCTCGAGACCCCTCCTGATATCGTGACCTTCTCCAAGAAGGCTCAGGCTGCCGGTTTCTACTATGGTGATGCCGCCATCCGTCCCAACAAGCCTTACCGTCAGTTCAACACCTGGATGGGTGATCCTTCGCGAGCCATCCTCTTCAAGGCCATTGTCGACGAGATCAACCGACTCGACCTCGTCAACCACACCGCTCGCGTTGGTGACTACCTCTACGGCGAGCTTGAGGGTCTTTCCCGCAAGTATCCTGGCCAGTTCCAGAACCTCCGTGGCAAGGGCCAGGGCACCTTCATTGCCTTTGACAACCCTAAGCGGGATCAGTTCCtcgccaagtccaaggcccTCGGTGTCAACATCGGTGGCAGCGGTACTGATGCTATCCGCCTGCGCCCCATGCTCATCTTCCAGCAGAAGCACGCCGACATTCTCCTCGACACTGTTGAGAAGATTGCCAAGGAGTAA